From one uncultured Bacteroides sp. genomic stretch:
- the argC gene encoding N-acetyl-gamma-glutamyl-phosphate reductase — protein sequence MIKVGIIGGAGYTAGELIRLLINHPDVEIVFINSSSNAGNKITDIHEGLYGETDMVFTDELPLDKIDLLYFCTAHGDTKKFMESHTLPEDLKIIDLSMDYRIESDKHDFIYGLPELNRSRISQSKHIANPGCFATCIQLGLLPLAKGEMLNGDVSVNAITGSTGAGVKPGTTTHFSWRNNNMSIYKPFSHQHVPEIKQSLKQLQNSFESEIDFIPYRGDFPRGIYATLVLKTTVELEEIKRMYTEFYAEHPFVHVVDANIDLKQVVNTNKCLLHLEKHGDKLLIISCIDNLLKGASGQAVHNMNLMFGLEETIGLRLKPSAF from the coding sequence ATGATTAAAGTAGGAATAATAGGCGGAGCGGGATATACGGCGGGCGAATTGATTCGCCTGCTGATAAACCATCCGGACGTTGAAATAGTGTTTATTAACAGCAGCAGTAATGCGGGAAATAAGATAACCGACATTCACGAAGGGCTTTATGGTGAAACTGACATGGTTTTTACTGATGAATTGCCTCTTGATAAGATTGATCTGCTTTATTTCTGTACGGCTCATGGCGATACCAAAAAGTTTATGGAAAGCCACACATTGCCTGAAGATCTGAAAATTATCGATCTTTCAATGGATTATCGTATTGAATCCGATAAACACGATTTCATTTATGGTCTTCCTGAACTTAATCGTAGTCGTATTTCTCAAAGCAAGCATATTGCCAACCCTGGATGTTTTGCTACATGTATCCAGCTGGGATTACTGCCTTTGGCAAAGGGTGAAATGTTGAATGGTGATGTTTCTGTTAATGCCATAACCGGTTCTACCGGAGCGGGAGTGAAGCCGGGAACAACTACTCATTTCAGCTGGCGGAACAATAACATGTCTATCTATAAACCATTTTCGCATCAGCATGTGCCTGAGATAAAGCAATCTCTGAAACAATTGCAGAATAGCTTTGAAAGTGAGATTGATTTTATTCCTTACCGTGGCGATTTTCCTCGTGGTATTTATGCTACACTGGTTTTAAAAACAACTGTGGAGCTGGAAGAAATAAAAAGGATGTACACTGAATTTTATGCAGAACATCCTTTTGTGCATGTAGTTGATGCAAATATTGACTTAAAACAGGTGGTGAATACTAACAAGTGTTTGCTGCATCTCGAGAAACATGGTGATAAACTTCTTATCATTTCATGTATAGATAACTTATTAAAAGGAGCTTCCGGTCAGGCTGTTCACAATATGAACCTGATGTTCGGACTGGAAGAGACTATTGGGCTGAGGTTAAAACCAAGTGCCTTTTAA